DNA from Gemmatimonadota bacterium:
TTGCGCTTCAAGCCCGATTCGGCCAGGCACCGGTCGAATAGCGCGGCTACCCAGGGGACGGCGACCGGGACGGACCGCCGCCTTCTCCGGGTCATGGTGATGACCGATGAACCGATGCGGTAGAGGCCGAAACCGGCGAAACCCATCCAGACCAGACCCGCGACGGCATAGACTCCGGATGCCAGGGCGTTGTGACCGCCCGCGGCGGGCACACCATGGCCTGCCATCGACGCCCAGGGGATTTCGAACGGTCCATGCCAGGGCAGCACGAGGGTCAGCAGCGGTTTGGCCAGTACCAGCAGCCAGAGGAAGTGCCGTATCCTGGCCGGGCATCCCGGGTTCACGAACAGCAATACCCAGACCAGGACGCCCAGAAGCAACGCTTCAAGGCTCGGAAGCCACAACAGGTCCACGACCTGTCGGCCAAACCGTTCGAAAAGGCCTATGGCGTGGATGGAATCAATCATCCGATGCCTCCGGCTTCGACTCCGGAGCGTACGACGCCTCCGAGGCCACCGAGGCCATCCGGTCCAACAGTTTGCGCAGGCTGTCGGCTTCTTCCGCGGTCAACGCGTCCGATTCGATCAGGTGCAGCACCAGGGACTGCGGCGATCCGGCGAACAGCTTGTCCACGACAGCCCGGACGGTTTCCCGGCGCACGCCCTCGGGTTTCAGGATGGCGGTGTAGACATAGGCCCGGCCTTCGCGGGTATACCGGACGACGCCCTTCTGCGTGAGTATGGACAGGACCGTCTGTACCGTGGTATACGCCAGCGGACGCTGGTTTCGAAGCGAATCGACGATCTGGCGCACCGTCGCCCGTCCCAGCCGCCAGACGACGTTCATGATATCGATTTCCAGGTCCGTCAACGACGACAGCTTCCTTCTCGCCATCCGATTCCTTCTCCGGTTTGCCACTCCAACGTGATCGGGCCGGAGTGTTCACGCACTGCGATTGCACACTGCGATTGCGACCAAAGATTTCGTTAGTTAAATATATGCCCTAATGTATTTTAATTAACGCGCGCACGGCGAATTGTCAATCCAAAGTTATCACCCTGGATCCCCGGGAAACCGGTGTTTGCCGGCCTGTTTCGATCCTGGTACCTGATATGAGTCTTGAACCCGTCTACTTCATTTCCGACGCCCACCTCGGCACCGACGATTACGGGTCGGAAGAAGGTAGAAGAAACCGTTTGCTGGACTTCCTGCGAAGCCTCAGGGGCCGGTCCGGTCATCTGTACATCGTGGGCGATCTGTTCGATTTCTGGTTCGAGTACCGCACCGTGGTGCCGCGCCAGCACTACACGGTGCTGCACGCGCTGAGCTCGCTGGTCGAAAGCGGCGTCCGGGTCACC
Protein-coding regions in this window:
- a CDS encoding BlaI/MecI/CopY family transcriptional regulator, with product MARRKLSSLTDLEIDIMNVVWRLGRATVRQIVDSLRNQRPLAYTTVQTVLSILTQKGVVRYTREGRAYVYTAILKPEGVRRETVRAVVDKLFAGSPQSLVLHLIESDALTAEEADSLRKLLDRMASVASEASYAPESKPEASDD